The DNA sequence ggaatgattggttcctgcctctcagggtcacggtccaccggagtgaagctacgagacaaggcatcggccttcagattcttggaacctgggcgataagtcaaaacaaagttaaatcgggaaaagaaaagggcccacctggcttgtctgggattaagcctcttgagggactgtataaactccagattcttgtgatctgtgaaaatctggacaggaatttcagagccctccaggaggtgacgccattcttcaagggcaagcttgactgctaagagttctcgatttccgacatcatagttctgctctgcggatgagaacttcttggagaaaaacgcacaggggtgcaattttccatcagtggagtgtctctgagacaggatagctccggctccgacttcagaagcatcaacttcgatgcagaagggtagtgcaggattgggatgtcggagaacaggagcagacgtgaaggcctctttcaaggactgaaaggcttctatggcagatggaggccacaggctgggtttaccccctttccggatgagggccaggataggtgcaatgcgggaagagaacccccggatgaactgtcgataataattagcaaatccgatgaatctctggattgctttggtactcagtgggagaggccactcctggatggccgacactttcacggggtccatctcaaatccctctggagagataatgtatcctaggaaggggatcttggatacctcgaagacacacttctccaacttggcgaagagagagttcttcctcagacaagagagtacctccttcacctgggagcgatgactttcaaggtccttggaaaagatcaggatgtcgtccaagtatacgactacgaaccttcctaggagatctcggaacacatcattaacaaactcctggaagacggcaggggcattgcaaaggccgaagggcataacaagatattcatagtgcccatcccgagtgttgaatgccgtcttccattcgtcaccctcccggatgcgaatgaggttgtaggccccccggagatccaacttggagaaaatctttgcccctttcagctggtcaaagagctcggcaatcaagggcagggggtacctgtttttcacggtgatcttattcagaccccgatagtctatacaaggccgaaggcctccgtccttcttctccacgaagaagaacccagcccctgcaggagaggtagaagggcagataaacccccgctggagattttcttggatgtactccttcatagcggtagtctctgcaggagagagagggtaggtgcgccctctggggggcatagctcctggcagaagttcaaccggacagtcgtaggagcgatgtgggggaaggaactctgcagactttttacaaaacacatcagaaaatccctggtaagtggagggcaaagtctttagttccgcagtggagacattcaccttctcgaggggttttggcggaaggcaatgttgcaggcaaaataaactccaacgagagatctgcccagtggaccagtctatggtggggttatgcagacgtaaccatggaagacccaatattactggagtagaagggcagggaatgatgaagaaagaaagtttttcttgatgcagcgccccaacttgtacggATAGTTctgccgtgaacattgtgacgaattcaaactccaggggtttgtcatctatggcggtaattcgcaggggtgaagacaatggaagcaggggaatcttcatgcgttcggcaaagaaggcgtccatgaaattgccatccgctccggagtcgaggaaggccctttcgaagatagatttacttgccaggtgaatctgcaaaggaaggagaagtctgcgtgaattttcttgatacttctcctgaggccctcgagtgaagccccctacatgagaaacctgagacatacctcggggtgcaaaactcttggctttggcaggacaggcgttggcaaaatgggaatgcccaccacagtacaaacagagacctgccatacgtcttcggagtctttcctgctcggagaggcgagcctttcctacttgcataggttcctccaggggagacgtggacacatgagtcacagggacagcggatgcttgcagaatcggccttagaaagcgaggggccaacatgggagaaaatcgtctgctgcgctctctctccccctggtgttctctgagacgggtgtcaaccttaatggatagagcgatcagcccttccagggtgtcaggagtctctctggagacgagatcatctttgatgcggatggataggccttggtagtatacggccttgtaagcgtcatcacaccaggaagtctccgccatcagagttcggaagtctatagcgtactcattgacactgcggcttccctaccggagctgcaagagacgggcaggggcgttcgtaacccgacctggagcatcaaagactatgcgaaaagcttggagaaagtctttaacatcataagtcaccggggaattcttctcccaaagagacgttgcccactccagtggcttgccttccaatcgagacatcacataccccaccttggaacgctcacttggaaactgtgtgggttggaactcaaattgaatttggcattgtgtggcaaatcccctgcaggcttgtgggtccccactgaagcgagggggaggtggaatgcgaggctcacctgtagggtagcttgcgttcgtagaggctgccgccatggggggatctccagtaggtggagcagcggagggcgcagaaggcacttgagctagcaggacatcaagtgcttgcccaatgcgaacctgctggttttcgtagtcctccatgcgggatgccagtccgcggagtgctcgtccgacatgaggtgtggcttcctcagaaggatccatggcccgaaaataacgtcagggagccgggagccttctctggggagtagtccggatctaggaggaagcccctcaggagggatcagggtcgtggtatccaagggtaagacaggagaataaacaaagtccaagcacaggtcaaatggcaggcagagtatcagcgaagtccaagtccaggcaaggggtcacaacaaggaatcaggcagatataagcaggggaaacagcaagggaacccaggaatctctcagggaacaggatcctattttcgggcgccatcttggcgcctcaggcgtccttttatctttgaatttggcgcccttgcgccagcgtcagcgaccgtcgcgccgtgctggcgtcacaacgccggcgtcggaacccacgtgggttccctgggcgccgccatcttggtttcttcgccgccgggagcggacgcgactcctcgcgctcccggcggtcttgacaattAAACAGGGATTCATATTGTCTCCATAATCTGTTAGGGGCCTGAGTGTAGATCCCATTCAAAGCCATCATGACTTGGGAGCGGTCAGACCAAGAACAAAATGGTATACCAGCTTTTGTCACATTTGGGAGCACAATATATAGTTAATCCTGGAGTATGCACTATTTGGTGGAGAATAACAACTCTCCTAAAGGGGTTCATTTCACACCACACATCGggtatatattaattttttatccCCTTCAGGTGATTTATAAATACCTTAGCAGGGAATTGGTAGTTTAAGGATCATAGGGAGATTTTAGGGACTCAAATTTAATTTTCACCAGGTTAACTTGAAATAACAGACACATTTCTTACAACCAGGTAGTGCAGGCTGAAGAATGaaagccttatatatatattgctctgcTTTCAGGTAGCGTCACATGGTTGTCTCTAGACTACAAAAAAACCTGCACATAAACAAGGGCAAATTCTAGGTTAATTTTGAAATGGCAAGTGATTAATAACAGTTGAAGTCTGAAAGAGTCAGCATAGAACAAGGTATCCGTCTCTTTCTTGAACTAGTGAGCTCTACAGTCCACTTTGTTGTAATATGTGCCACCTTTTTTCGGTGCTACAAATTTATATTCTAGAAATAGATTCATTATCCTTGATCATTGAGAGATTGCCCCTGTTATGGCACTCAATTTATTTCTTGTTCTTTTCAGGATCCTGCTTAATTAATTATGCATTATGTTTATAAACAATGTTGTTGTTTTAATGTAGCTGGACAGTTTTAAAcctcttgtttttttacaataatgCCCTGCGTACTGTATTtcgaaattgcaaaaaaaaccttttctaatTTCAGGTTTTACATCACTCTCTACAAAAAAGACACAGTCAGACAGCGCTTACCATGACCCTAGTTTGGATATCTTCTTTTATTATCTATGGACCAGCAATTCTTTTGTGGGAGATCATTACCAGTACGAATAACCTTCCAGAGGACATTTGTCGTGCTGGGTTCCTTGAAACGTGGTATTTCATTCTGGGTGCATCAACTTTAGATTTCATCATCCCTCTTCtcagtatttcattttttaatataagaATCTACCTAGAAATTATAAAACGCAGCACCAAGAGGCAAAAGTTCTCCATATCTAATTCttctaaagaaaaagtaaaatatataatgccTTTTAGCATAACGAGCAATACTGTCCTTTCATCACCACAGACAAATGAGAAAGGGGACAGTAGTTTGAGTCCTCACACAGATCATAAGATCACTTCAAACTCACCTCGGGACTCTGAAAAATCAGATGGACacaataatagtaataaactATCCCAGGACAAGAAGGCTGCAAAATCTCTTGCAATTTTGGTTTCTGTTTTCATTGTGTGCTGGACTCCTTATTCATTCCTAGTGTGTATCCGTGCTGTTTGCCAAGGGTATTGTGCCGATTTTTTCTATATAGAAATTACAGTTTGGTTCATATATACTAATTCCGTGATTAACCCTATCCTTTACCCTGTTTGTCACAAAAGCTTTAGAAAGGCTTTCAAATTGCTATTAGAAcgatttattaaattttttctaatctaatactctattattattatttcccaaAGCTTTAATACCATCACCTTAGCCACCGTTTCACATCAAACATCAGCTAACAGGGCAGTCTTCTTTAGATGGTGGCAATTTTGGCCCAAAAACActctctctagtgatgggcgaattcggggTGTTTCGCTTCACCGACAAATTCGCATATTgttcgcgaaattcacgaaacggctaaatatgcaaaacggcgccggcgtctattTTTTGAATCCGTCAGTTTTTGTGACGCCGACGCAAATTCGCTGGCAtccattttaatttgaaaatcatgggaattcgccgctaattcacgcctggtgaataaattcgcccatcactaaggggcacattcaccaagctcgggtgaatgaatagagggaaaaaaactcgaatttcgagtcgttttttgtgctcctcgactatcgaattggcgtaaattcacctgagtagaatgattcgaatagatcgagcacaaaaacgctgcgaatattcgcccattcgatagtcgaagtactgtctcttttataaATCATTCTACTGCCTACTtcaccagattaaacctaccgaattgctttaaaatccTATGAGAAAGTCCCATAgccttgttttctaagtttttgatggaataaaaaggcattcgatcaatcattagatcgaatgaaaatcctttgatcgaatatttCGAttgtgcgactattcgccgggcgaatatttgcccattcgactattcgccagcgcgtaaattcgcccgaattccctattcgattctattccccagtcgaatttcgagggatttaacccctttgaaattcgacccttaatacatctgcccctaactctcTCAAATTCCTCTAGAGGCGGCCTTCAACTTGGTGAAGGACTGGCCTGCATGGTATTTTTCTATATAACCCTAAGCATTATGGCATGTGATTAACTCATGAACCctaacattaaaaacaatataaactttTATATTATGATCGTTGGCATGTGCTAAATGTAATTGATTATTCTGCTTTCTGCCAATTATATTTTGTGATCATTTTAAGTTGCCTAATAAACTTtcctgcattaaaaaaattaaaagagtaGAACAGTGCTCACCACTTTATGTTGAATGGCAAGATAATATTAAAGAGGTTATTAACCTTACAGTGTCTTTGAAACATGGTGTAGAAAACAATTTCAaaatacagatattttttatgGATTCTACTAAAAACATGGAGGTGatagaaaaaaacccagtaaACATCCatcaagtaaaaaacaaatatcgTTTGGCTTGTGTTGTCAAGCTGTAAAGCAGGGCCTAAAAAGTGTAGAAAAAACAGAGAGCCACACATTCCCTTCCAAAAAACGTCATAGTTTCAAGTTTTGTGCTGATTTTTGCCGACCATGTGATTCCTTGTTCAAATTCCACTGTTAATGTAACCAGCCGCttgaaaatgctatgggaaaatatgGTGTTTATCTGTTGTagctttttacatcttttttttagaGTGAATTCCACCAGAACTTATTTGCTTCTTGAATTTTCCACATGCAGCGTATAATGGCATCAAATGCAGCATTTCGGAAACACAcacataaattcacaaatttttacaCAGGTTTTTGGCGatcttcattttacacagcataataaataggcccctgaatGTAGGTAATATCTTTCTGTGTGTTATATCCAATTTGCCCATTACAACTTAGATTTTCATGCTTGTTcctgtgacaaataaaaatagaacTCTAGTTCTAGTTTCTGGAACTTCAGAGGCAAAGTTGCAATGAAAATGGTAGTATTTTGGCTAGGGCCAATTAGTAATGTATTGGGTACAAACActacatgtagtgatgggccgaatttattcgccagacgcgaattcgctgcgaattcatgcgattcgccgccagcgaataaattcgcaaaacgcctgcgaaaattcgccggcaaaaaaattggcggcaaattcgcccatcactaactacatGGTCTAACTCTGATGCCAGCCATAACCTCTGAATTAAGTATTTAACTTTGTCTCGAGCCTGCAAGAAAAGACATTGAAATCCTTTTAAACATCCACTTTGCTCATTGGAATGTCCTTTAAAGTTTAACTTTCGAAATACCTGTCTgtaggtttttgggttttttttttgctaagaaaATCTTTATGCAGCATAGGCAATTTtacaataaagatttatttcctgagtgatagtacaggtatgagatccgttatccggaaacccgttatccagaaagtttccgaATTacggactccattataatcaaataatccaaaattttaaaaatgatttccctttaatctgtagtaagaaaacagttggttgtactcgatcccaactaagatataattaatccttattggaagttaaaccagcctattgggtttatttaatgtttacatggttttctagtagtcttaaagtgtgaagatccaaattacggaaagacccgttaaccggaaagccccagttcccgaagattccggataataggtccaatacctgtacttcaaaCGTAAGCCACAATTCAGTTACAAAATATACAAGCAGATGAAATGGTTAAATGGATGCTTCCTTTTACCTTATTTAACCATTTAATATTGATGGATACTGAATCCTTGCCTGGGAAAAGCAAATGAGAAATTATGCCGAGTGATaagctaaaaatatgaatacctcgaaaacctctaaatcacatttttcagacaattcctagcggaaaaaaattcaaaagcctCTAAATTGATTTAAACTGGTCCAATCGGATCAGCGCAACTCCCTTTGACTTGtacaggaccttgacaacttCTACGTGGTGaaattttgtattagtggttttcatggttttaacacttaataaatctcaaatatttagagcttttctaaaaaaataggaaaaccacacattttatagatttgtggaaaaaaaaatcgagattcaattgttagtaaatgggcccaaaaAACAGTTGCTAAGCATTGGGCAGAGGCCCATCAGGAATGATCCATCAAGTTTTAGATGCATGCCTATTGATCAAATAGCAAATAAATCAAGGGGTGGAGACTTACAAAAATCAATGGATACATTAATAAGATTGTGTCACACCCAAAGGTTTGAATAGTCATTTGAATTTAGGTTGTTTTCTGGGATGAACAGAGTGGAGTCACTTTAACAatgtggcaaaaaataaaattacaattataCAGTTTATTTGTAGCAGATTTCTTCTAATGTAATGATAagttactgtatttgtatttttaaagattGGATTGGCTTAGATGTGCCCAATATGAaacatcaagattttttttcattattattttggcTTTTGCACAAcgattttattaacatgtgagtgacatctagtggtgaaAGACACAATTTgaactttttcatttttcatactGTTCAAAAGGTTTTGCGCATATTCTGAATAAACTTTATTAGTACATGTTACAAAGGAGAGGAATCTGAAGCGATCTAAACTTCTGTTCATGGAACTCTttcactcaactttcatctgattcattaagaattctattgattcagtatacattttacacaggggccaagttttatctgcaacttatGCAACTTTTACCTGaagctttcaaggttaaaactcccaaacttggctgcccttttatttgccactactgggatcacctgactatggCTGGAaatggtgggagctacaacatggagctggtcactgctcctgtataactataacaaacaagggaaagttgtgctcactaatttttaaaactattaatctgggggtgcaatgagtctgtgaccacaaaatccacatagacacatacaagagtcctctgcactgaacccattagcaatatatttaggacattgagacattttgtgccattttgactttgacgtagttggccacagatgtcaaactaagTTTTGCATATAAATGTTCCCTTTGTGTCCATCACTAAACCAAGTTTAACGCAAAACCTGCATTAGAGATACGGATTGCTGATTGGAGGATAGAGAAGAGTAACTTTATTAATACAGAAGCAATACCGAATTTTGAACTGATCATAtatagaaagcttcttatttccaTGGGATAAAGCCTTTGTTAAATGTTTCTATTTTGGTGGTGAAGAGATTTTAGAGACTAGCAACTAAGTTTACAAGAGGAAAATcatattttaagtaaatgtggacagtaataaatatgtattttacaatGTCACTAAGGAGGTTAATTATCAAGATTGACTGTTAGAGTTTTTATAACTCGAattacagtaacgtaactagtaggggggcgggccctggcacgggacgcgcagccgggccccctccgTATGCTATTTTGGCCCGGAatccagtggcgcgcgagctaCCGGGGACACTAGgggttgcgggccctggcccaattgcactccctgctcccccggtagttacgccactgtcgaATTAactcgaattaactcacaactcgcaTGGttcctaatttaagaaaaaactgaatggaaaaaaactcaattcagtgagttcagggttaacaacctgaaaactcatatTAATATAGTTTTTGGTAGGAAAATCACTTAAATTGgaagaattttctggcaaaaccctctgaaaaaatctccaacatcatgaaggctattaacatctccaaatggttcaagggacctctaccatggacttctacatgaccttgacaggtttgagatggtgtattttcagatttgagctatttcaataggttttttttagcccaaaaatgtgatttgataaccccctaaatatctttgaaaaaaaaaatgatgcattaTTATACTGCATTGTAAATGGTAAAACTCTTCTGCCATAGACATTGTGGAAATTAGTGTAAGCCACTTgcagttacatttttaattatttcctttggtttttGAGTGTACTTTGTAGAAAGTAAAAAATTGAGATGTTTCCTTTGAGACAGAATAGAAAACACGTTGTTCTGAAAGAGCTGACTATATATTGAGTGGCAAATATCAAGTTTGCAGTCAGCTTCCTCAGAGATTATGCTAAAGGTTTCACAAAATGCTGAACTAACCGGCgaaatttaagtttattttatttagtgcATATACTGTGAGTATGAAGACACTCAAATTATATGAACAGACAGGAGGCAATACATCTGCAGCTGATGAATATGCTGTGATAAAAAAGCAGTCAGAGGGAATAAGTATCTTGCTAACCGTACTTCTGTCTTTAATGGTTGTGCTCATAGTTTTAGGTAACAGTGTTGTGATATTGTCTTTCATTGTGGACAAGAGACTCAGGAATCGCAGTAACTTCTTTCTCCTAAATCTgtccatttgtgattttttagtaggtAAGTTTGCTGCTTGTTTAGCTTAGTTGTTTTGGGAGTCAGTGACATCTGTGTAAAgtacatttatcatgtactatgtATGTTTATAATACATATGCtgcattgttttcctttttttttaaatttgtgaccatttaacaattttttcaccaggaGCCGTCTCTATCTCCATGTATATACCGTACAAGTTCACTGGAAAATGGATGCTGGGAAAGTTTCTCTGCAAACTGTGGATAATATTTGACTTCACAACAACAACTGCCTCTGCCTACAGTGTCGTTCTTATCAGTTATGACAGGTTTATTTCAGTCAACAAGGCAGTTAGTATTCTCTTATTTACTTTAGTCCTCTGGTGATCAGGGCTGCCAGATCAAAGCTGAGAGGTCGTGGATCCTGGGTGTTTTTTCTAGGTTTTCTAAATGATCAAATTATTGATTGATTTTTAGAATGTGTGTTAGGGATATCAAACCTGCAACTCTCCAGCTGTACTGCAGTATCTAGAATTTTTCCGGTTatcactagtaatgggcgaatttatttgcctcgcttggatttgcggcgaatttctgcatttcgccacttGGGAATTGTCTTGCGAACTGCTGCCAAAAATCggtggtgaaaaaatttgctgcgacaaagaAGTTGCTTGCGTGAAAATTGTCacgagtcaaaataattttgacaccggtcaaaataattttgacgccgactttaatgcatttggacaaaaaacatgtaaaaattgtcgagcgCATAAAAATTTTCACGCGTCATAATAATTTtaatgcccactgactttaatacattttgcaaatgtttagtcgttttgtgaattttttccgAGTTTCGCAAATTCCTCAGTAAaactaaatgggacagattcgcccatcactagttatcactGCAAGGCCATGCATATCCCATTGTTCTCCTCAAGTTAAAAAAGTAGCCATTTTGAATTGTTCTCTATAATTCTTCTCTTACTCAAGCCTGACCATAGTTAAAAGGTGTCATTGAATTATATCTCCTAGCTAACACTGTTATCTCCAATTCAATAACAATTTATCTGTGCAAATGTGTAAATTTTCAGTACATCCAAACCAAGCCCAAGTGAAGTGCAGAGTGATTAAAGAGAgataataaaaatgcatattcTGCTGGGCCAAGAAGCAGGAGTCTAGTTTTGAGTTTTGAAACTttgaaacaataataaaatgtcaTAGTTTGTATTTAGGATTTTCCTTTTCAAATGTGCATTATGTATAGTCTTATAATAGAAGAATTACCTGTGCAGTGCATCTTGAGATGAGATGTCTCAAATGAAAAACTTTCTTCAGACTTTGGGAGAAATCTCTGCAGTATGTCGCTATGTAACTGTACCGTATTAGATAGTTCTGTAATCAAGAACTGAAGAAGAAATATTCCACAAGAGTGGAACTATATTTGCAAAGCTAACATAGAGATATCAAAGGATACAAAATTGCAATAATTTAGTTATAAGTTGATATCCAGATGGTATTATACACCTACTAAACTTTATAATATGTATGAAATGCCCGAGGTATGTTGGAGATGTGGAAAAGAGAAAGGAACATATACCCACCTATGGTTTGAATGCGAGGTGATCAGGCCATTCTGGGAATATGTCCTATCTGTAATAGATAAAATGGGAACCTATATATCAGATACAGACATAACACAAATTATATTGCTCTATgactataaaaagaagaaaactatCACTGATTCagtaattaaattaataataggTGTGGCAAGGAATATGATACCacataaatggaaaacaaaattacCAATAAGTAAACTATCATGGATTAAGGAAATTGAAGAAATAAGAGgtatagaagaaataatagcaaaaaaaagaggtaaaatGAATAAACACCATAAATTATGGTGTGATTTCCTAGAGAATGAAGGACAATTAAGAAGGGGGTGACAGTATTaatctctttattattattattatgattatttatttattaaaaaaattcttttttttcttttctttcttttctttcttttttatgtatttgtgcatacagataaatgtatttaatgagcTGTGACGaccatacaattagaaaacatttattgctgTGTTGTTTTGTTATATGTTGTACtctttgttttaacaaaaaaaaactgaataaataaattaaatataaaaaaaaaagaagaaatattcaCTAAAGGTTTCAGGGTTAAGATAAAGATTACAGAAACAAGGACCTAGATGGAAGAGATGGAAAATTGGCACAGAAAATATACACATTAacttttatcacatttttatCTATCCCTTACCAAGGAATAGGTTGAATTAAGCATTATAGGGAATCAGATTGGATTTACTTAATTTTCACCAGGTTAAAACTCTTTTAACCAGGTAGTATAGGCTGAAGAATGGAATTCTTCTATACTGCCACTTTTAGGTGGCTGTTTCTATCCTAAAACAAAAAACTGCACTTTATTATGCTACAACTGATTGCTAATTTTTGTATCATGGACAGCACCATCAcgggtttcttttctttaaaatacctttattgaaacatgggctctgacccaaacaatCGTCAACATTTCAGACCGCAATCTgtcttttatcaagccttgataaaagactgatggcggtctgaaacgttgcagatttcttttaaagaaaagaaacccgTGATGGTGCTGTCCATGATACAAAATTTGCTGTAACAAGTTGAAGGTGGAAACTGTTGGACGTGCACCAGATTGAAGCAATTTAGAGGGTACAAGTGCTGACTAAAGAACCTGTTGAACAACTGATTGCTAGCAAGCAGGTCTGAGGGAGACAGAATGGAACAAAGGTTACCGTCTCTTTCTTGAAATAGTAAGCTCTATTTGGTGGACACATTTGCCACCTTTCTCCATTGCTACGTtggaatacatatacatttatatggaaCTATAGTTCACTCTTGTTCTTTTCATGATCCTAATCGATTAATTATTCAATaaattctgtacatttttttttcattttaaaactctTTTGCAGAGCAATTTAAACAATGCCCTACATATTTCTAAATTGCAAAAACCATTTTCTAATTTCAGGTTTTACATCGCTCTCTACAAAAAAGACACAGCCAGACAGCACTTAACATGACCCTAGTTTGGATAGTTTCTTTTATTATCTATGGACCAGCAATTCTTCTGTGGGAGATCATTACCGGTACTAATAACCTTCCAGAGGACAGCTGTCGTGCTGCGTTCCTTGAAACGTGGTATTTTATTCTGGGTGCATCTACATTAGATTTCATCATCCCGCTTCtcagtatttccttttttaatttaagaatcTACCT is a window from the Xenopus laevis strain J_2021 chromosome 6L, Xenopus_laevis_v10.1, whole genome shotgun sequence genome containing:
- the hrh4.f7.L gene encoding histamine H3 receptor — its product is MKALKLYEQAGGNASAANEYDLVKKQSEGINILLTVLLSLIVLLIVLGNSVVILAFIVDRRLWTRSNFFLLNLSICDFLVGAVSISVYIPYKFTGKWMLGKFLCKLWLTFDYTTTTASAYSVVLISYDRFLSVNKAVLHHSLQKRHSQTALTMTLVWISSFIIYGPAILLWEIITSTNNLPEDICRAGFLETWYFILGASTLDFIIPLLSISFFNIRIYLEIIKRSTKRQKFSISNSSKEKVKYIMPFSITSNTVLSSPQTNEKGDSSLSPHTDHKITSNSPRDSEKSDGHNNSNKLSQDKKAAKSLAILVSVFIVCWTPYSFLVCIRAVCQGVNSTRTYLLLEFSTCSV
- the hrh4.f8.L gene encoding histamine H3 receptor; the encoded protein is MKTLKLYEQTGGNTSAADEYAVIKKQSEGISILLTVLLSLMVVLIVLGNSVVILSFIVDKRLRNRSNFFLLNLSICDFLVGAVSISMYIPYKFTGKWMLGKFLCKLWIIFDFTTTTASAYSVVLISYDRFISVNKAVLHRSLQKRHSQTALNMTLVWIVSFIIYGPAILLWEIITGTNNLPEDSCRAAFLETWYFILGASTLDFIIPLLSISFFNLRIYLEIIKRSTKRQNHSISGNSKETIKENMSSSIANNIVLSSPQTNKKGDISLDPCTVHKITSDAPQNSEKCNGPNNSNKLSQDKKAAKSLAILVSVFILCWTPYSFLVCIRAACHGYCADIFYIEITVWFIYTNSVINPILYPVCHKSFRKAFKLLLERIMKFF